A segment of the Ipomoea triloba cultivar NCNSP0323 chromosome 1, ASM357664v1 genome:
AAAAATATTACTTGTTAcgttccttaaaagtattaattaaaatgttatattaattaactcataaaaaaagtatatattcttaactaaaaattattatatgttagtttgagaggcaaattatactgtggatcatggtctctgatactgcagttgtgttgaattaatattgcagttgtgttgaaagggaattgcacTTGCCCAGAACAGATgtcattcatccgttcaacacaactgcagttctaaACGGATGAAACTGCCACTGTTCTGTGCAACtatagttccctttcaacacaattgcaggtTCAACACTGcaatatcaattcaacacaactccACCATGACCCATGGTTCACGGTATAACCAGTGAGTTTGAGATGCTTACCCATTTAAGGTGTCAAATGTGAGTCCAACGGTGTACTTAGCCTCCTCAAGAGCCAACCTAAACCTCTCCAAATCCTCGGCCGGATAAGCCCCATTCCACTTATCAACCACCGCAAGCTCCGACGGTTTGACGTCGCAGAACACCGGAATAACCCTCTTCCGGCACTCCATCATCAGCGCCAGCTCGTGCAGGCAGAAATACGAGTCGCAATACTGCGGCGACAGGACCGCCACCCCGACCTTACATCCTCGGATCGCCGGATCGATCTTGTCGAACAGCTTGTCCCCCGCCTTCATGTTCTTGCTGTCCAAGAACGGCCGCAGCCCCGCCCTCCGCAGGTGGTCGTAGAGCAGCCCCGCCACGTTCTTCTTCGTGTCGATCCCCCGGTGGTTCACGAACACGTCGCACGGCGGCCGCCGGAAGTTGCTTTTCCGGACCATCTGGCCGCCGGCGTTCTTGGCTGTGGACAAGTAACGTTGCATGGCCGCCTAATTAATTGAACttttatgtacgtaattaacACTGTGCAAATTAAAGGATCGTCAGATAATACgctgttttttttaatggttgCATGGGTATGTACTTATATAGTAAGGGGTTGTTGTAGTTTAAGTTGGGTTACGTTCAATTTGTTTGAATTCTAAATCTTGTACTAATTAATCAGATTGGACCTAACGAAAAGTTTGAATCGATTGACTCTTGAGTTTAATCCTTCAAAcacgtttttattttattttcatcatcttttatcttttatctcttatcttttttttttttgaccatGGAAACCCGAAACCCCTGCTTAAAGTTGTGCACTTAATAAATTCATAGCTTACAAACCACTAAGAAGACCATGTGCAACGAGTTTGACCTAAAAGGTTATTGGTAGGAGTTGAACtcgtagtttttttttttttttttcttttggtttttatGTAGGCAACAAGGGAAATAAGGGACCATCCACTACCTGCAGAGACATCAGAGATTTAGAAAGTGTGCACTCTTAGCTTGTGTAATAGTATGTAAATAATTAAGGAGGTAAATATGAATAATCGCACTAAGAATTCTTATGCGACGAAGACGACCGAGAAATGTGtttacaagaatcaaactcaAGATTCTTCATATATGAGAATAATGCTTCATCAGGCCACTCGATCActtttttaagaatttttttggttttgtttttatttgagGAGAGGTAGAAAATGTAGTAGTGATTTatgaccaaattaaatataGTCCAAGGTGTTGCGAATTTCTTGGAACTTTCTTCGAGGTTGAGAGGTATTTACTTTAAGTTGaaggaaattaaaatcataaacaaaatacaaattaaaaacaactaCTGTATGCATAGAATAAAgtgtcaatgaccttgtggtctagtggcacacGGTTGCACCCCTATGTGGGAAGGGTGGGCTTGAGTCTCAGTGTAGGGATGACAATAGagaaataaataatttcttaaatttaaattgtatataaaacttattataattataatactttcacataaaaaaatataaaatatatcactaaatttaaattgtatataaaacttattataattataatactttcacataaaaaaatataaaatatatcacTAAATCTCAAGAATAAATACACTAAAAAttaactgcaattttaaaaataataagcaTCTCTAATTGGCCTGGGTTGATGGTATGGTTAGATTCTTGAAATTGGATTATAATTTCATAAGAAAGTATGCACATTAGTGCAAGAAATTTCATgcaacaggaaaaaaaaaaatctacatcattcacccaaaaaaatgaattttcaaatttctttttgttttcaacTAGCTACAAAACTATCTACATCATTCacacacaaattaaacaaaaataaataaataaataaataatcaaatttcattttgttttcaagTAGCTATAAGCTACCACGTAGCAATTGTACCAAAAGTCGTAACACATTATTTGAAGTTGAACCATGTTACACACCTATacatttattacttataaataGTCCTTCTTTGATGTGACATTTGCATATTTAAGTAATTATTGTGTGTCTGTGATGTGGTATTTGAGCTGAATCCAATAAGGGCAATAGAACGCTCGTGTTGGAaattgaacttgtaacattATGGCTACCAAGTCaatagtctgaccaacttggttcTATTGGCCTTCTCGATGTTAAGGTGGGTGTTTGTCAGTTATGGGCAACTTATTAGCctgctttaatttattatgttcTAATACTTTGTCGGTTAAGTTTACAAGACAGGCTTCACCTATAACGAATATCTAGATAACGACTACATATTTTTCTGTTAATCAAAGAAATGCACAAATCACACTcacaaaatattgttgttgttgttgttgttgtttttattattattattagtatcatTATCATCGTCGTCGCCGCCGTCGTCATcatcattaaattaaatacaactTTAATGTATGTGTTGTTTttgctttattaattaaaaaaaatactttgacCATGCAATAAAGGAATCCATCTTTGATTTCCAATGCCAAGTCTAAAAATGTAACAACTCAATTGAAGTGCATCATCTTTACTAGTAAATGTTATACATACTCTAATTAGTTTCATGTTATTTGGaccattatatttaaaaattgaatttaggcCAAATCTCATAAAAATTTGATTGGGGAAATATGTTTGCATTGTAAGATGCTGAGTAATACAACATATTTTTCGTTATAAAAATTATTCtctaatattcattatattactGACATGTttgtatgtatacacacacaaaataatatgttttaaaaaaaacaaacaaaaaaaaaagtagtactctcaaattaaaacaatataaaaaacTGGAGATATTTCTATGTCTCGCTCCTTTGCAGCATGCATGCATTCCCATTGTGAATAATGAAGATGATGGTCCATTCTAAggaattttgttttgtatagTAGAAAACTAAcgaacaaaacaacaaaataaaattattatgtgaaatGGTATTATATATTCTTATCCTATTTAATGAGGTTGATGGTTTATCCTTATATTGGAAAAATGTTAGTTCAAGTATTATTGTTTCTCCatacatacacaatatatttatgtatgtagcTTATTTATGTGACTAGGACAATCTTATgttgaaaaaaattagcataaattgGTATGTTTAGTGTTCATTTTgaagtactccgtattaatttgAGTGAATTTACTGTTGATTTGGATGCGATCAAAATATATTTAGATTCTCCTAATTGAGATgatgaatttaatatattatacgctTAAAATGGATAACAACATGTGAATGATAAAAtgattaaagaaataaattaattttgtattgtAAACTGAAATTTTAggaatatattttcaattatattttttagttattaccatttttaaaatatttttttttaacttaaaagcATAGTCATGAGATAAGATGTTCCATCACGTACCTCTTACGTAAAAAATACTAGGCAAGAGGTGGCAAAGGTTGAACATACATGTTATATAGATGTATAACATAATTCAAGTTAACAACTTGGTAAGGTAGTATTTAGTCATGTTTCTCATTTGAACAAACAAAATAGAAGTGTGTGTACCTTCTTAAATAAAGTtgcaaaatagaaaataatgacACATTCTaacaattttgttttctttttttttttcttttcaaaaatttgaaaaattcttcaattttgaATTCCACAAGTGTGGAATAAGGTTGAGAGCTACGTTCATCCTCATATGAATAATCTTAATTAATGTATTGTTATTGtctctatgtatatataaagtGATTCTGATGCACAACTCTACAaattaaacaattcaaaatatgTTCATTTACCTCTTTTGAATCAAATCTTGCCATTTACCTTGCTTCCTCCACCGGTTTTAAGGCAGGAGCAGTGAAGAACCCTTAATTAAGGTtggagttcaaacttataaaataaacattttaaacACATTCTCCTTTAAGTTTATgatctgatttaaaaaaaaaaaatcacattagTAGTGTaataaccccccccccccccttctttCCCCCTCCTCTCATCTCTCCTCCACCTAGGCATATTTGCTCTAAGGTTGAAAGTTCATGTGgaacaattttatttcaaatattgttattatgtttccttatataaagaaaatattttcatatgaCTCTCATGACATTGATCTAATGGATGAAAAAGTTTCAATCAAGACTTGCTTATAGTAACAAAGTGGAGATTCGATTCCTACCACAAAATTGGAGGGGCATTTGGATTGGGTTATTTGTGCGCAAAAGTGTACAAATTGGTGTTGACTCTTGATTTACCTCCTCATAAATAATTCATGAGATTCGTGATATATAGTCCCACAAACTCGATAAACTTggattatcaaaaaaaatattttcataatttatttatgtCATTATGTGGCTAGGATATGATACTATTACCATTAATCCATATAGAGTGTAATTATCTCAAGTatagttttcaataattattaaaaacatttttttaaaaaaaattattctcatTTTTCAAAGCATTTTCGTTTTTAAGTGAAAACATaaaccatcattgatttttttacgACAATACTAAGGGCATTTTCAATGGAAGTAGAAAGGGGGAGAAAGAGAAGAGGTAGGAAGGGGTAGGGAGGGGGGGAAGAGAAAATGGTTGGAGGAGAGGGAATAAAGTTTCTCCAAAAAAATGTTGGCATAACTCGTAGCGCCTGTTGTCCACGTACCACTTTCACTCTCTCcattatatatttcattataaaaaaaaaaaaaaaaaaaaaaaaaaaaaaaaaaaNNNNNNNNNttgtattttttttttttttttttttttttttttgtattttgaatcagaaatactttttttaatttttatttttaattttttagtttaatttattgtaaaacttttaattgtattaattgaaggttaatttgtaatttaaaattttgtattcacattcaaatattaatttgcTTCGTAAACGATTTCGAatgtgaattttaatttatgaaattatattttatacttcaaaattattttatttcgctatttaaatttattttttatttaaaattgaaattatatttataaagtttaaattattaattatataaaaataaataaaatacggAGTTATAGATGATGTGTAAGGTTGTAGAATAGTATGAtccacatttaaaaaaaaaaaaaaaaaaaaaaaaaaaaaaaaaaaaNaaaaaaaaaaaaaaaaaaaaaaaaaaaaaaaaaaaaaagggaaaagcaGGGAATGATTGTATGAAAAATATGGGAGGAAATTATAAGATGATGTGAAGGAGTTGGCCCACAAATGAAGAGATAATGGGAGAATGAATGTGAATGCCCTAAGCAAGATGTGATGGAGGCTAATTAAACACATGTTCCCTACATGTATAACATAATTCAAGTGAACATTTGAAAAGCGATGATACTATTCACatcatgtataaaaaataaaattgaaatatagaaaattgaaaagtcataTTCAATCATATTCTCTATTTGAGAAATCATATTCAAGATTTTGCTTTCTAATTAACTTGTAGAATTGAAAAGTAATGACATTGTTACGTTATATTAAAGAATGAAACAtttcaaaaatagaaatttgaaaatcaatgacaccaaggaaaaaatatttcaaaacatACTAAATTAAAAAGCAATGACATTGTTCACATCATATCAAAGAAAGGAACATTTCGAGACATAGACAATTAAAAATCAATGACATTATTTACATCGAAGAAAGAAATATTTTGAAACatgcaaaaatgaaaaataatgacATTGTTCACATAGAATAAAGAAACTTGCAAAATTGAAACATAATAACAGTTTTCACATCATATCAAATAatgaaacattttgaaacatGTTCTCTCTCTTTGGAGTAAAACCCGCTCATGTGTGAGAATTCACAAATCACATAATATGTCTATATTTACGACAAGAGTTGAAAAGTTTGCAAACAGTATAATGGTTGTTGAGAGGTCTATGATTCTTACGGTGTGCGTTGTGATTTCCATGTTAAATCATTGTATTGtgattatatattcatttgttCCCTATAAAcactttatattattatttaatattatctatggaaaaattattttttctccaTCAAGTATGAATCGATATTGTATCAAGAATACATTATATCATGCATGCATACTACAAGTTTATAGAAATGTGTCAAAGAAAGATGCGATACGTGACGTTTGGATCACGTAAGAACCAGAAATCACATGACGTAAGTGGGGGTTTGGtcagtatgattttttttgaatgatgaGGGAAACTCGTAAccattatttgaaagtgtacactGGATAGACTAACTCTATTCATATGTAATAGTTTGCAAACCACAAAATAGAGGTAAATCGCATTTGAACGGATTCAACCAATAGAGTCTTAACAATAATCAAATTCGAATTAGTcggttttatatatattcatttcaagGTATGAACTATGAGGAAAtacttttcttctcccaaagaGGAAATACTTTTCTAATTTTTTGGATGGATGTGGCAATAATGTTaagtacattatatatttatattcctcTTCCCCTCATTCAGACTTGATTGTTTGACGAGGAAGAACAAATTAAATCCCAAGCACGCATTAAACAACGTACCTTCCCATATTTAATTTagcttttcttaattaatttgattttccCTTTTGGGTAATATACGTAAGGAATCAAAGTGTGATTTTCCCTTTTGGGTAATATAGGTAAGGAATCAAAGTGAAAGAACAGTCAATTTTGACCGTTCCGGCCTACCGCCTACTCTTACAACAGTTATTgcatggaccgtggtccacacagctgtgtaaaTCATTATTGAGATAAAGTATAAATAAGTCATCGTATTATTTGGAAAATAGCAATTAAGTCATCCAATTCAAATAACCTCCAAATAAGTCACCGAACTCGAataaaaagagcaattaagccactgaaaccgaaaaaaaaaaaacaattaagtccaaattgacctatTTAACAggttatttcttttaaaaattgacACGtgtctttttaaataatttttattttttaaaaatttatttataagaaattaagaaaCGGGACAAGTGTCAAATCAGTCCCCTAAGTCAACcggatagtgcaattagccCCCCTAAGTTAAAAAACTCCGATTAACTCCCCTAAACCGGTAAAAAAACTCAATTAGCTCCTTTTGCTCCCAACCCAGTCGGTTAATGCTGACATGCCGCACACGTGGATTAATTCTTcacattttatattaatattatatatattaaatatttatatatattgtgaacACTGATTTATTTCCCAACCCCAAACTAAACCACGAGACTCCAGGAAACCCTATCATCCTCATTCACTCTCTTCACGGTCAGATCTCTTCATCAGCTCTCTTCATAGTCGGATCTCTTCATCTCCCAAATAAACGTAAGCTCTCTTCACGTAAATCACTTGGTCGATTTTCCAAATTGTTATTCTGCTCCTTATTTTTTGGATTGTGGAGTCGGTCATTCGCTCAACCAAAAATGTCTTCTTCTTGCCGGAGTGCATCACCATTTTCATCAACTTCTTCAAGGCCAAATCTCCATAATGCATCACCATTTCACATTGGTTCATAATGGAGATTTGGCCTTGAAGAAGTTGATGAAAATGGTGATGCACTCCGGCAAGAAGAAGACATTTTTGGTTGAGCGAATGACCGACTCCACAATCCGAAAAACAAGGAGCAgaataacaatttgaaaaatCGACCAAGTGATTTACGTGAAGAGAGCTTACGTTTATTTGGGAGATGAAGAGATCCGACTATGAAGAGAGCTGATGAAGAGATTTGACCGTGAAGAGAGTGAATGAGGATGATAGGGTTTCCTGGAGTCTCGTGGTTTAGTTTGGGGTTGGGAAATAAATCAGTgttcacaatatatataaatatttaatatatataatattaatataaaatgtgAAGAATTAATCCACGTGTGCGGCATGTCAGCATTAACCGGCTGGGTTGGGAGCAAAAGGAGCTAATTGAGTTTTTTTACCGGTTTAGGGGAGTTAATCGGAGCTTTTTTAACTTAGGGGGGCCAATTGCACTATCCGATTGACTTAGGGGACtgatttgacacttttcccttaagaaacttaaaaaaaattgcagcaCCGGCTGTCGCCGGACAGCCGGTGCTGTCAAACACGACAGCCATGGCCGTTGGTCGTTCCAGATCTGGACCTCAAGTTTGAGGTCCAGATCTATAAGACGGACGGCCATTGCCGTCTCCGATCGGGAACGGCCATGGTCGTCCGTCATTCCAGACGGCCATGGCCCTCGTTCCTCGCCGGACAGCCGGtgctgaaattttatttttaaatttttttttttaattttcttaatttcttataaataaattttaaaaaataaaaattatttaaaaaagacaAGTGTcaaatatttaaagaaataacCTGCTAAATAGGTCAATTTagactctcttttttttttttgaaaaccaaaggaATAATCATATATTAATCAGAAAGCAAAGCAGAGATACAATCAGGAGGGTTAGACACCCACGAACCAAGGACAGACACAGAATCAGTTGCCCTAACAAGGGTATGAGCCACGTGATTCGCTGACCTTCGGATATGGCGAACAGTCACGTTCCCAATATCCATAGCAATACTACGACATTGCTTAACAATAACACCAACATATGACAAGTCTAACGAGGTAGAATTAAAAACAAGACAAAAATTTAGACAATCTGTTTCAAGAATAACATTATTATGCCCTGAACTCTTGAGCCAAATGAGTGCCTCTTAACCGACATTGCTTCGGCGAGGTAAGGATCATTCCCGCAATTCAGACGACCAGTAGCTGCCGCAATAAAGCGTCCATTATGATCACGGAGCACTGTTCCAAAGCCTGCACCATCCGCAAATATTGCAGTGTCCACATTACATTTGAGAGTATTAGCAGGTGGTGGCATCCAAATGCAGTCAGCATTATTTTCACAAGCCACAAAACTTGGCAGCAAACTTTGTCTCCAC
Coding sequences within it:
- the LOC115995777 gene encoding TMV resistance protein N-like, encoding MQRYLSTAKNAGGQMVRKSNFRRPPCDVFVNHRGIDTKKNVAGLLYDHLRRAGLRPFLDSKNMKAGDKLFDKIDPAIRGCKVGVAVLSPQYCDSYFCLHELALMMECRKRVIPVFCDVKPSELAVVDKWNGAYPAEDLERFRLALEEAKYTVGLTFDTLNGDWSNFLACASKAVVQNLIEVEGSEWIKRHKYYHRNHNRQ